The following are encoded together in the Coregonus clupeaformis isolate EN_2021a chromosome 24, ASM2061545v1, whole genome shotgun sequence genome:
- the LOC121538105 gene encoding glycerol-3-phosphate dehydrogenase [NAD(+)], cytoplasmic, giving the protein MATPKKVCIIGSGNWGSAIAKIVGANAAHNSKFDNTVTMWVFEEMVDGRKLTEIINTDHENVKYLPGHKLPPNVLAVPELVDAAKEADILVFVIPHQFIGGVCDTMKGKIKINALGMSLIKGVDEGPDGLKLISDVIQEKLGITMSVLMGANIANEVADEKFCETTIGCKNKEHGALLKELMQTSNFRVTVVEESDVVEICGALKNIVAVGAGFCDGLGFGDNTKAAVIRLGLMEMIAFARIFCTAGPVSSATFLESCGVADLITTCYGGRNRKVAEAFAKTGKSIEELEKEMLNGQKLQGPATAAEVHVILKNKDLLDKFPLFNAVYQICYQGHPVTEFIKCLQNHPEHM; this is encoded by the exons ATGGCAACTCCCAAGAAAGTCTGCATTATTGGCTCTGGCAATTG GGGCTCTGCCATTGCCAAGATAGTAGGCGCCAATGCTGCTCATAACTCCAAGTTTGACAACACGGTGACCATGTGGGTGTTTGAGGAGATGGTGGATGGTCGCAAACTGACAGAGATCATCAACACTGACCATGAGAACGTCAAGTACCTGCCTGGACACAAGCTACCCCCCAATGTG TTGGCAGTTCCTGAGCTGGTGGATGCTGCCAAGGAAGCAGACATCCTAGTGTTTGTGATCCCTCACCAGTTCATTGGCGGAGTGTGTGACACCATGAAGGGGAAGATAAAGATTAATGCACTAGGAATGTCACTCATCAAG GGTGTGGATGAGGGTCCTGACGGACTGAAGCTCATCTCTGATGTGATCCAGGAGAAGCTGGGCATCACCATGAGTGTGTTGATGGGGGCCAACATTGCCAACGAGGTCGCCGATGAGAAGTTCTGTGAGACCACTATCG gatGTAAGAATAAAGAACATGGGGCTTTGCTGAAGGAACTCATGCAGACCAGTAACTTCCGGGTCACGGTAGTGGAGGAGTCCGATGTGGTTGAAATCTGTGGAGCACTGAAG AACATTGTGGCTGTGGGGGCGGGATTCTGTGACGGCCTGGGCTTCGGGGACAACACCAAGGCCGCTGTGATCCGACTTGGGCTGATGGAGATGATCGCCTTTGCACGCATCTTCTGCACCGCCGGGCCCGTCTCCTCGGCAACCTTCCTGGAGAGCTGTGGCGTCGCCGACCTCATCACGACCTGCTACGGCGGCCGCAACCGCAAAGTGGCCGAAGCCTTCGCCAAGACGGGGAAG TCAATTGAAGAGCTGGAGAAAGAGATGCTTAATGGACAGAAGCTCCAGGGACCAGCAACAGCAGCTGAAGTCCATGTCATCCTAAAGAACAAAGATCTGCTTGACAA GTTCCCACTGTTCAACGCTGTGTACCAGATCTGCTACCAGGGCCATCCGGTCACAGAGTTCATCAAGTGTTTGCAGAACCACCCAGAGCATATGTAG
- the LOC121538104 gene encoding glucose-6-phosphate 1-dehydrogenase-like isoform X4 produces the protein MAGRQMSSIPLSRSEVFGELRKELHEDEEFRQSDAHIFIIMGASGDLAKKKIYPTLWWLFRDGLLPEQTHFVGFARSDLTVDAIKTACMPYLKVADSEAERLSVFFSRNSYVSGKYADESTFSNLHTHLLSLPGGGEANRLFYLALPPSIYHNVTKNIKHHCMSTNRGWNRVIVEKPFGRDLQSSEELSTHLSSLFTEDQIYRIDHYLGKEMVQNLMVLRFGNRIFGPIWNRDSIACVVLTFKEPFGTQGRGGYFDDFGIIRDVMQNHLLQMLSLVAMEKPASTSSDDVRDEKVKVLKCIAPITMSDVVLGQYVGDPEGEGDAKLGYLDDPTVPKGSTQATFATAVLYVHNERWDGVPFILRCGKALNERKAEVRLQFTDVPGDIFGAQCRRNELVVRVQPNEAVYAKMMSKKPGVYFHPEETELDLTYKSRYKDVKLPDAYERLILDVFCGSQMHFVRSDELREAWRIFTPLLHQIEKEKTPPTPYKYGSRGPMEADELSKRVGFRYEGTYKWVNPHRL, from the exons ATGGCTGGAA GACAAATGAGCTCCATTCCCCTCTCTCGGTCCGAGGTGTTCGGGGAGCTGCGGAAGGAGCTTCATGAGGATGAGGAGTTCCGTCAGTCCGACGCTCACATCTTCATCATCATGGGAGCATCG GGGGATCTAGCCAAAAAGAAAATCTACCCGACTCTATG GTGGTTGTTTAGAGATGGGCTACTTCCTGAACAGACTCACTTTGTGGGCTTTGCCCGCTCTGACTTGACGGTGGATGCCATCAAAACTGCCTGCATGCCCTATCTGAAG GTGGCAGACTCTGAGGCGGAGCGGTTGTCTGTGTTCTTCAGCCGTAACTCTTATGTCAGTGGGAAGTATGCGGATGAGAGTACCTTCTCCAACCTCCACACCCACCTGTTGTCCCTGCCCGGTGGGGGCGAGGCTAACCGCCTCTTCTACCTTGCCCTGCCGCCCAGCATCTACCACAATGTCACCAAGAACATTAAGCACCACTGCATGAGCACCAA TAGGGGCTGGAACAGGGTGATTGTGGAGAAGCCGTTTGGTCGTGACCTGCAGAGCTCTGAGGAGCTGTCCacccacctctcctccctgttCACTGAGGATCAGATCTACCGCATAGACCACTACCTGGGCAAGGAGATGGTGCAGAACCTAATGGTCCTCAG GTTTGGGAACCGGATCTTTGGGCCCATCTGGAATAGGGACAGCATAGCATGTGTGGTCCTCACCTTCAAAGAACCCTTCGGCACCCAGGGCCGAGGCGGCTACTTTGACGACTTTGGCATCATCCG TGATGTCATGCAGAACCACTTGCTCCAGATGCTCTCTCTGGTTGCCATGGAGAAGCCAGCCTCCACCAGCTCTGATGATGTCAGGGATGAAAAG GTGAAGGTGCTGAAGTGCATCGCCCCCATTACCATGTCAGATGTGGTGTTGGGGCAGTACGTGGGCGAcccagagggagagggggacgcCAAGCTGGGTTACCTTGATGACCCCACTGTCCCCAAAGGCTCCACCCAGGCCACCTTCGCCACAGCTGTGCTCTACGTGCACAATGAGCGCTGGGATG GTGTTCCCTTCATCCTGCGTTGCGGCAAAGCCCTGAACGAGAGGAAAGCGGAGGTGCGGTTGCAGTTCACCGATGTCCCGGGAGACATCTTTGGAGCGCAGTGTCGTAGGAATGAGCTGGTGGTGCGCGTGCAGCCCAACGAGGCCGTCTACGCCAAGATGATGAGCAAGAAACCAGGAGTGTACTTCCACCCCGAGGAGACGGAGCTGGACCTCACCTACAAGAGCAGATACAAG GATGTGAAGTTGCCAGACGCCTACGAGCGTCTCATCCTAGATGTCTTCTGTGGCAGCCAGATGCACTTTGTCAGAAG TGATGAGCTGAGGGAAGCCTGGAGGATCTTTACACCTCTCCTTCAtcagatagagaaggagaagacTCCCCCCACACCCTACAAATATGGAAG CCGGGGTCCAATGGAAGCAGACGAGCTCTCAAAGAGGGTCGGTTTCCGTTATGAAGGAACATACAAATGGGTCAACCCCCACCGACTGTGA
- the LOC121538104 gene encoding glucose-6-phosphate 1-dehydrogenase-like isoform X1 encodes MGSAASAERPASGAIAQQGPGQMSSIPLSRSEVFGELRKELHEDEEFRQSDAHIFIIMGASGDLAKKKIYPTLWWLFRDGLLPEQTHFVGFARSDLTVDAIKTACMPYLKVADSEAERLSVFFSRNSYVSGKYADESTFSNLHTHLLSLPGGGEANRLFYLALPPSIYHNVTKNIKHHCMSTNRGWNRVIVEKPFGRDLQSSEELSTHLSSLFTEDQIYRIDHYLGKEMVQNLMVLRFGNRIFGPIWNRDSIACVVLTFKEPFGTQGRGGYFDDFGIIRDVMQNHLLQMLSLVAMEKPASTSSDDVRDEKVKVLKCIAPITMSDVVLGQYVGDPEGEGDAKLGYLDDPTVPKGSTQATFATAVLYVHNERWDGVPFILRCGKALNERKAEVRLQFTDVPGDIFGAQCRRNELVVRVQPNEAVYAKMMSKKPGVYFHPEETELDLTYKSRYKDVKLPDAYERLILDVFCGSQMHFVRSDELREAWRIFTPLLHQIEKEKTPPTPYKYGSRGPMEADELSKRVGFRYEGTYKWVNPHRL; translated from the exons ATGGGAAGTGCAGCGAGCGCTG AGAGACCTGCCAGTGGTGCCATTGCACAACAAGGACCTG GACAAATGAGCTCCATTCCCCTCTCTCGGTCCGAGGTGTTCGGGGAGCTGCGGAAGGAGCTTCATGAGGATGAGGAGTTCCGTCAGTCCGACGCTCACATCTTCATCATCATGGGAGCATCG GGGGATCTAGCCAAAAAGAAAATCTACCCGACTCTATG GTGGTTGTTTAGAGATGGGCTACTTCCTGAACAGACTCACTTTGTGGGCTTTGCCCGCTCTGACTTGACGGTGGATGCCATCAAAACTGCCTGCATGCCCTATCTGAAG GTGGCAGACTCTGAGGCGGAGCGGTTGTCTGTGTTCTTCAGCCGTAACTCTTATGTCAGTGGGAAGTATGCGGATGAGAGTACCTTCTCCAACCTCCACACCCACCTGTTGTCCCTGCCCGGTGGGGGCGAGGCTAACCGCCTCTTCTACCTTGCCCTGCCGCCCAGCATCTACCACAATGTCACCAAGAACATTAAGCACCACTGCATGAGCACCAA TAGGGGCTGGAACAGGGTGATTGTGGAGAAGCCGTTTGGTCGTGACCTGCAGAGCTCTGAGGAGCTGTCCacccacctctcctccctgttCACTGAGGATCAGATCTACCGCATAGACCACTACCTGGGCAAGGAGATGGTGCAGAACCTAATGGTCCTCAG GTTTGGGAACCGGATCTTTGGGCCCATCTGGAATAGGGACAGCATAGCATGTGTGGTCCTCACCTTCAAAGAACCCTTCGGCACCCAGGGCCGAGGCGGCTACTTTGACGACTTTGGCATCATCCG TGATGTCATGCAGAACCACTTGCTCCAGATGCTCTCTCTGGTTGCCATGGAGAAGCCAGCCTCCACCAGCTCTGATGATGTCAGGGATGAAAAG GTGAAGGTGCTGAAGTGCATCGCCCCCATTACCATGTCAGATGTGGTGTTGGGGCAGTACGTGGGCGAcccagagggagagggggacgcCAAGCTGGGTTACCTTGATGACCCCACTGTCCCCAAAGGCTCCACCCAGGCCACCTTCGCCACAGCTGTGCTCTACGTGCACAATGAGCGCTGGGATG GTGTTCCCTTCATCCTGCGTTGCGGCAAAGCCCTGAACGAGAGGAAAGCGGAGGTGCGGTTGCAGTTCACCGATGTCCCGGGAGACATCTTTGGAGCGCAGTGTCGTAGGAATGAGCTGGTGGTGCGCGTGCAGCCCAACGAGGCCGTCTACGCCAAGATGATGAGCAAGAAACCAGGAGTGTACTTCCACCCCGAGGAGACGGAGCTGGACCTCACCTACAAGAGCAGATACAAG GATGTGAAGTTGCCAGACGCCTACGAGCGTCTCATCCTAGATGTCTTCTGTGGCAGCCAGATGCACTTTGTCAGAAG TGATGAGCTGAGGGAAGCCTGGAGGATCTTTACACCTCTCCTTCAtcagatagagaaggagaagacTCCCCCCACACCCTACAAATATGGAAG CCGGGGTCCAATGGAAGCAGACGAGCTCTCAAAGAGGGTCGGTTTCCGTTATGAAGGAACATACAAATGGGTCAACCCCCACCGACTGTGA
- the LOC121538104 gene encoding glucose-6-phosphate 1-dehydrogenase-like isoform X2: MGSAASAERPASGAIAQQGPGQMSSIPLSRSEVFGELRKELHEDEEFRQSDAHIFIIMGASGDLAKKKIYPTLWWLFRDGLLPEQTHFVGFARSDLTVDAIKTACMPYLKVADSEAERLSVFFSRNSYVSGKYADESTFSNLHTHLLSLPGGGEANRLFYLALPPSIYHNVTKNIKHHCMSTKGWNRVIVEKPFGRDLQSSEELSTHLSSLFTEDQIYRIDHYLGKEMVQNLMVLRFGNRIFGPIWNRDSIACVVLTFKEPFGTQGRGGYFDDFGIIRDVMQNHLLQMLSLVAMEKPASTSSDDVRDEKVKVLKCIAPITMSDVVLGQYVGDPEGEGDAKLGYLDDPTVPKGSTQATFATAVLYVHNERWDGVPFILRCGKALNERKAEVRLQFTDVPGDIFGAQCRRNELVVRVQPNEAVYAKMMSKKPGVYFHPEETELDLTYKSRYKDVKLPDAYERLILDVFCGSQMHFVRSDELREAWRIFTPLLHQIEKEKTPPTPYKYGSRGPMEADELSKRVGFRYEGTYKWVNPHRL; encoded by the exons ATGGGAAGTGCAGCGAGCGCTG AGAGACCTGCCAGTGGTGCCATTGCACAACAAGGACCTG GACAAATGAGCTCCATTCCCCTCTCTCGGTCCGAGGTGTTCGGGGAGCTGCGGAAGGAGCTTCATGAGGATGAGGAGTTCCGTCAGTCCGACGCTCACATCTTCATCATCATGGGAGCATCG GGGGATCTAGCCAAAAAGAAAATCTACCCGACTCTATG GTGGTTGTTTAGAGATGGGCTACTTCCTGAACAGACTCACTTTGTGGGCTTTGCCCGCTCTGACTTGACGGTGGATGCCATCAAAACTGCCTGCATGCCCTATCTGAAG GTGGCAGACTCTGAGGCGGAGCGGTTGTCTGTGTTCTTCAGCCGTAACTCTTATGTCAGTGGGAAGTATGCGGATGAGAGTACCTTCTCCAACCTCCACACCCACCTGTTGTCCCTGCCCGGTGGGGGCGAGGCTAACCGCCTCTTCTACCTTGCCCTGCCGCCCAGCATCTACCACAATGTCACCAAGAACATTAAGCACCACTGCATGAGCACCAA GGGCTGGAACAGGGTGATTGTGGAGAAGCCGTTTGGTCGTGACCTGCAGAGCTCTGAGGAGCTGTCCacccacctctcctccctgttCACTGAGGATCAGATCTACCGCATAGACCACTACCTGGGCAAGGAGATGGTGCAGAACCTAATGGTCCTCAG GTTTGGGAACCGGATCTTTGGGCCCATCTGGAATAGGGACAGCATAGCATGTGTGGTCCTCACCTTCAAAGAACCCTTCGGCACCCAGGGCCGAGGCGGCTACTTTGACGACTTTGGCATCATCCG TGATGTCATGCAGAACCACTTGCTCCAGATGCTCTCTCTGGTTGCCATGGAGAAGCCAGCCTCCACCAGCTCTGATGATGTCAGGGATGAAAAG GTGAAGGTGCTGAAGTGCATCGCCCCCATTACCATGTCAGATGTGGTGTTGGGGCAGTACGTGGGCGAcccagagggagagggggacgcCAAGCTGGGTTACCTTGATGACCCCACTGTCCCCAAAGGCTCCACCCAGGCCACCTTCGCCACAGCTGTGCTCTACGTGCACAATGAGCGCTGGGATG GTGTTCCCTTCATCCTGCGTTGCGGCAAAGCCCTGAACGAGAGGAAAGCGGAGGTGCGGTTGCAGTTCACCGATGTCCCGGGAGACATCTTTGGAGCGCAGTGTCGTAGGAATGAGCTGGTGGTGCGCGTGCAGCCCAACGAGGCCGTCTACGCCAAGATGATGAGCAAGAAACCAGGAGTGTACTTCCACCCCGAGGAGACGGAGCTGGACCTCACCTACAAGAGCAGATACAAG GATGTGAAGTTGCCAGACGCCTACGAGCGTCTCATCCTAGATGTCTTCTGTGGCAGCCAGATGCACTTTGTCAGAAG TGATGAGCTGAGGGAAGCCTGGAGGATCTTTACACCTCTCCTTCAtcagatagagaaggagaagacTCCCCCCACACCCTACAAATATGGAAG CCGGGGTCCAATGGAAGCAGACGAGCTCTCAAAGAGGGTCGGTTTCCGTTATGAAGGAACATACAAATGGGTCAACCCCCACCGACTGTGA
- the LOC121538104 gene encoding glucose-6-phosphate 1-dehydrogenase-like isoform X5, with translation MAGRQMSSIPLSRSEVFGELRKELHEDEEFRQSDAHIFIIMGASGDLAKKKIYPTLWWLFRDGLLPEQTHFVGFARSDLTVDAIKTACMPYLKVADSEAERLSVFFSRNSYVSGKYADESTFSNLHTHLLSLPGGGEANRLFYLALPPSIYHNVTKNIKHHCMSTKGWNRVIVEKPFGRDLQSSEELSTHLSSLFTEDQIYRIDHYLGKEMVQNLMVLRFGNRIFGPIWNRDSIACVVLTFKEPFGTQGRGGYFDDFGIIRDVMQNHLLQMLSLVAMEKPASTSSDDVRDEKVKVLKCIAPITMSDVVLGQYVGDPEGEGDAKLGYLDDPTVPKGSTQATFATAVLYVHNERWDGVPFILRCGKALNERKAEVRLQFTDVPGDIFGAQCRRNELVVRVQPNEAVYAKMMSKKPGVYFHPEETELDLTYKSRYKDVKLPDAYERLILDVFCGSQMHFVRSDELREAWRIFTPLLHQIEKEKTPPTPYKYGSRGPMEADELSKRVGFRYEGTYKWVNPHRL, from the exons ATGGCTGGAA GACAAATGAGCTCCATTCCCCTCTCTCGGTCCGAGGTGTTCGGGGAGCTGCGGAAGGAGCTTCATGAGGATGAGGAGTTCCGTCAGTCCGACGCTCACATCTTCATCATCATGGGAGCATCG GGGGATCTAGCCAAAAAGAAAATCTACCCGACTCTATG GTGGTTGTTTAGAGATGGGCTACTTCCTGAACAGACTCACTTTGTGGGCTTTGCCCGCTCTGACTTGACGGTGGATGCCATCAAAACTGCCTGCATGCCCTATCTGAAG GTGGCAGACTCTGAGGCGGAGCGGTTGTCTGTGTTCTTCAGCCGTAACTCTTATGTCAGTGGGAAGTATGCGGATGAGAGTACCTTCTCCAACCTCCACACCCACCTGTTGTCCCTGCCCGGTGGGGGCGAGGCTAACCGCCTCTTCTACCTTGCCCTGCCGCCCAGCATCTACCACAATGTCACCAAGAACATTAAGCACCACTGCATGAGCACCAA GGGCTGGAACAGGGTGATTGTGGAGAAGCCGTTTGGTCGTGACCTGCAGAGCTCTGAGGAGCTGTCCacccacctctcctccctgttCACTGAGGATCAGATCTACCGCATAGACCACTACCTGGGCAAGGAGATGGTGCAGAACCTAATGGTCCTCAG GTTTGGGAACCGGATCTTTGGGCCCATCTGGAATAGGGACAGCATAGCATGTGTGGTCCTCACCTTCAAAGAACCCTTCGGCACCCAGGGCCGAGGCGGCTACTTTGACGACTTTGGCATCATCCG TGATGTCATGCAGAACCACTTGCTCCAGATGCTCTCTCTGGTTGCCATGGAGAAGCCAGCCTCCACCAGCTCTGATGATGTCAGGGATGAAAAG GTGAAGGTGCTGAAGTGCATCGCCCCCATTACCATGTCAGATGTGGTGTTGGGGCAGTACGTGGGCGAcccagagggagagggggacgcCAAGCTGGGTTACCTTGATGACCCCACTGTCCCCAAAGGCTCCACCCAGGCCACCTTCGCCACAGCTGTGCTCTACGTGCACAATGAGCGCTGGGATG GTGTTCCCTTCATCCTGCGTTGCGGCAAAGCCCTGAACGAGAGGAAAGCGGAGGTGCGGTTGCAGTTCACCGATGTCCCGGGAGACATCTTTGGAGCGCAGTGTCGTAGGAATGAGCTGGTGGTGCGCGTGCAGCCCAACGAGGCCGTCTACGCCAAGATGATGAGCAAGAAACCAGGAGTGTACTTCCACCCCGAGGAGACGGAGCTGGACCTCACCTACAAGAGCAGATACAAG GATGTGAAGTTGCCAGACGCCTACGAGCGTCTCATCCTAGATGTCTTCTGTGGCAGCCAGATGCACTTTGTCAGAAG TGATGAGCTGAGGGAAGCCTGGAGGATCTTTACACCTCTCCTTCAtcagatagagaaggagaagacTCCCCCCACACCCTACAAATATGGAAG CCGGGGTCCAATGGAAGCAGACGAGCTCTCAAAGAGGGTCGGTTTCCGTTATGAAGGAACATACAAATGGGTCAACCCCCACCGACTGTGA
- the LOC121538104 gene encoding glucose-6-phosphate 1-dehydrogenase-like isoform X3 produces the protein MAGKRPASGAIAQQGPGQMSSIPLSRSEVFGELRKELHEDEEFRQSDAHIFIIMGASGDLAKKKIYPTLWWLFRDGLLPEQTHFVGFARSDLTVDAIKTACMPYLKVADSEAERLSVFFSRNSYVSGKYADESTFSNLHTHLLSLPGGGEANRLFYLALPPSIYHNVTKNIKHHCMSTNRGWNRVIVEKPFGRDLQSSEELSTHLSSLFTEDQIYRIDHYLGKEMVQNLMVLRFGNRIFGPIWNRDSIACVVLTFKEPFGTQGRGGYFDDFGIIRDVMQNHLLQMLSLVAMEKPASTSSDDVRDEKVKVLKCIAPITMSDVVLGQYVGDPEGEGDAKLGYLDDPTVPKGSTQATFATAVLYVHNERWDGVPFILRCGKALNERKAEVRLQFTDVPGDIFGAQCRRNELVVRVQPNEAVYAKMMSKKPGVYFHPEETELDLTYKSRYKDVKLPDAYERLILDVFCGSQMHFVRSDELREAWRIFTPLLHQIEKEKTPPTPYKYGSRGPMEADELSKRVGFRYEGTYKWVNPHRL, from the exons ATGGCTGGAA AGAGACCTGCCAGTGGTGCCATTGCACAACAAGGACCTG GACAAATGAGCTCCATTCCCCTCTCTCGGTCCGAGGTGTTCGGGGAGCTGCGGAAGGAGCTTCATGAGGATGAGGAGTTCCGTCAGTCCGACGCTCACATCTTCATCATCATGGGAGCATCG GGGGATCTAGCCAAAAAGAAAATCTACCCGACTCTATG GTGGTTGTTTAGAGATGGGCTACTTCCTGAACAGACTCACTTTGTGGGCTTTGCCCGCTCTGACTTGACGGTGGATGCCATCAAAACTGCCTGCATGCCCTATCTGAAG GTGGCAGACTCTGAGGCGGAGCGGTTGTCTGTGTTCTTCAGCCGTAACTCTTATGTCAGTGGGAAGTATGCGGATGAGAGTACCTTCTCCAACCTCCACACCCACCTGTTGTCCCTGCCCGGTGGGGGCGAGGCTAACCGCCTCTTCTACCTTGCCCTGCCGCCCAGCATCTACCACAATGTCACCAAGAACATTAAGCACCACTGCATGAGCACCAA TAGGGGCTGGAACAGGGTGATTGTGGAGAAGCCGTTTGGTCGTGACCTGCAGAGCTCTGAGGAGCTGTCCacccacctctcctccctgttCACTGAGGATCAGATCTACCGCATAGACCACTACCTGGGCAAGGAGATGGTGCAGAACCTAATGGTCCTCAG GTTTGGGAACCGGATCTTTGGGCCCATCTGGAATAGGGACAGCATAGCATGTGTGGTCCTCACCTTCAAAGAACCCTTCGGCACCCAGGGCCGAGGCGGCTACTTTGACGACTTTGGCATCATCCG TGATGTCATGCAGAACCACTTGCTCCAGATGCTCTCTCTGGTTGCCATGGAGAAGCCAGCCTCCACCAGCTCTGATGATGTCAGGGATGAAAAG GTGAAGGTGCTGAAGTGCATCGCCCCCATTACCATGTCAGATGTGGTGTTGGGGCAGTACGTGGGCGAcccagagggagagggggacgcCAAGCTGGGTTACCTTGATGACCCCACTGTCCCCAAAGGCTCCACCCAGGCCACCTTCGCCACAGCTGTGCTCTACGTGCACAATGAGCGCTGGGATG GTGTTCCCTTCATCCTGCGTTGCGGCAAAGCCCTGAACGAGAGGAAAGCGGAGGTGCGGTTGCAGTTCACCGATGTCCCGGGAGACATCTTTGGAGCGCAGTGTCGTAGGAATGAGCTGGTGGTGCGCGTGCAGCCCAACGAGGCCGTCTACGCCAAGATGATGAGCAAGAAACCAGGAGTGTACTTCCACCCCGAGGAGACGGAGCTGGACCTCACCTACAAGAGCAGATACAAG GATGTGAAGTTGCCAGACGCCTACGAGCGTCTCATCCTAGATGTCTTCTGTGGCAGCCAGATGCACTTTGTCAGAAG TGATGAGCTGAGGGAAGCCTGGAGGATCTTTACACCTCTCCTTCAtcagatagagaaggagaagacTCCCCCCACACCCTACAAATATGGAAG CCGGGGTCCAATGGAAGCAGACGAGCTCTCAAAGAGGGTCGGTTTCCGTTATGAAGGAACATACAAATGGGTCAACCCCCACCGACTGTGA